In Numidum massiliense, a single genomic region encodes these proteins:
- a CDS encoding PaaI family thioesterase has translation MLKKFTVTDLQNVARGGMAPPPCDDTMQLTVHSAENGVAKGTWCVDRKYINGLGVAMGGFLSAAADIMMAYAISSMLKEPEGFASIDLDTTFHRPTFEGEVAIEAVVEKRGRKLAYVVADLTQNDKLVATCVSSILIHGG, from the coding sequence ATGCTAAAAAAATTTACTGTTACCGATTTACAAAATGTCGCGAGGGGGGGAATGGCGCCTCCACCTTGCGACGACACGATGCAGCTTACTGTCCACAGCGCGGAAAACGGCGTTGCGAAAGGGACTTGGTGCGTCGATCGGAAGTACATCAACGGATTAGGCGTCGCGATGGGCGGGTTTTTATCCGCAGCTGCCGACATTATGATGGCCTACGCCATCTCGTCGATGCTAAAGGAACCGGAAGGGTTTGCCTCGATCGACCTAGATACGACGTTCCACCGCCCGACGTTCGAAGGAGAAGTAGCGATTGAGGCAGTCGTAGAAAAGCGCGGCCGGAAATTGGCCTATGTCGTCGCCGACTTGACGCAGAACGATAAGTTGGTAGCTACGTGTGTGTCGTCGATCCTTATTCATGGCGGATGA
- a CDS encoding EthD family reductase has translation MVKLIALYKQPEDKEAFDKHYYGPHTEVTKKIPGLRKMKVTKVIGSPMGKSDYYLMCEMYYDSLEAFKEAMKTDEAKASGKDLMSFAGNLVTLMIGEEVDDEA, from the coding sequence ATGGTAAAATTGATTGCCCTGTACAAACAGCCGGAGGACAAGGAAGCGTTTGACAAGCACTATTACGGCCCACACACGGAGGTCACGAAGAAAATTCCTGGCCTGCGCAAAATGAAAGTGACGAAAGTGATCGGCTCGCCAATGGGAAAAAGCGACTATTATTTGATGTGTGAAATGTATTACGACAGCCTTGAAGCGTTTAAGGAAGCAATGAAGACAGACGAGGCAAAAGCATCGGGCAAAGACCTCATGTCCTTCGCCGGAAATCTGGTCACGTTGATGATCGGGGAAGAAGTCGATGACGAAGCCTAA
- a CDS encoding phenylacetate-CoA oxygenase, which yields MSTNAEKFYEVFEVFARREPTAPMRHYFSLLAPNHDMAVVMAKENFFRREKIFDIWVVKRRDIRMLTEEERHMLPRLDKRYREAGGYSGHAKRWRALAAETAGEGGQKNGS from the coding sequence ATGAGCACAAACGCAGAGAAGTTTTACGAGGTGTTCGAAGTGTTTGCACGCCGCGAGCCGACAGCCCCGATGCGTCATTATTTTAGTTTATTGGCACCGAACCACGATATGGCTGTCGTGATGGCGAAGGAAAACTTTTTTCGCCGCGAAAAGATTTTCGACATTTGGGTCGTCAAACGTAGGGACATCCGCATGTTGACGGAAGAGGAACGGCACATGTTGCCACGTTTGGACAAGCGGTACCGCGAGGCGGGCGGTTACTCGGGCCATGCGAAGCGGTGGCGGGCACTCGCAGCAGAGACGGCGGGCGAAGGAGGTCAGAAGAATGGGAGCTAA
- the pcaF gene encoding 3-oxoadipyl-CoA thiolase, whose amino-acid sequence MRKEVVIVDAVRTPIGRYRGALKSVRPDDLAALVIRELLKRQPEVEPADVEDVIFGCANQAGEDNRNVARMAGLLAGLPLATGGVTVNRLCGSGLDAVNQAYRALALGEGDVYIGGGTESMTRAPFVMGKAEAAFPRGDAHLFDTTIGWRFINPRLADMYGTLSMPETAEEVAQRFGVSREAQDQFAFASQQKTARAMASGRFADEIVPVEIRDRKGEVRVVDEDEHPRPETTLEKLASLKPLFPDGTVTAGNASGINDGASAVLLMTEQKAAALGVKPLARIVTTAVQGIEPNIMGLGPVGATRKALARAGLTVDDLGLVELNEAFASQSLACIEQLELNSEKVNVNGGAIALGHPLGASGARLLTTLVHEMKKQGVRYGLATMCIGVGQGIATIVEKV is encoded by the coding sequence ATGCGGAAGGAAGTTGTCATTGTCGACGCGGTGCGGACGCCGATCGGCCGCTACCGGGGGGCGCTGAAAAGCGTACGGCCAGACGATTTGGCGGCGCTCGTCATCCGCGAGCTGCTGAAGCGCCAGCCGGAGGTAGAGCCGGCAGACGTGGAAGATGTCATTTTTGGCTGTGCGAACCAGGCGGGAGAAGATAACCGCAACGTGGCGCGCATGGCGGGACTGTTAGCTGGGTTACCACTTGCAACGGGGGGCGTTACCGTCAATCGGCTGTGCGGATCGGGCCTCGACGCCGTCAACCAAGCGTATCGCGCGCTCGCGCTCGGCGAAGGTGACGTGTATATCGGCGGTGGCACGGAAAGTATGACGCGGGCGCCCTTCGTCATGGGAAAGGCGGAAGCGGCCTTTCCGCGCGGCGATGCACACCTATTTGACACGACGATCGGTTGGCGCTTCATTAACCCGCGCTTGGCGGACATGTACGGCACGTTGAGCATGCCGGAGACGGCGGAGGAAGTGGCGCAGCGGTTTGGCGTGTCCCGGGAAGCACAAGATCAGTTCGCCTTCGCCAGTCAGCAAAAAACGGCCCGGGCGATGGCGAGTGGTCGCTTTGCCGACGAAATCGTCCCGGTCGAAATTCGCGACCGCAAAGGCGAAGTGCGTGTCGTCGACGAAGACGAGCACCCGCGTCCCGAGACGACGCTAGAAAAGCTCGCGTCGTTAAAACCGCTCTTTCCGGATGGGACAGTGACGGCGGGGAACGCCTCAGGCATTAACGACGGGGCATCTGCCGTGTTGCTCATGACGGAACAAAAAGCAGCAGCGCTAGGCGTGAAGCCGCTTGCCCGCATCGTGACGACAGCGGTGCAAGGGATAGAACCGAACATCATGGGGTTAGGTCCGGTCGGAGCGACGCGTAAGGCGTTAGCTCGCGCCGGGTTGACGGTGGACGACCTCGGGTTGGTCGAACTGAACGAGGCGTTTGCCTCCCAGTCTCTCGCTTGCATCGAACAGTTGGAACTAAATTCAGAGAAGGTGAATGTGAACGGCGGGGCGATTGCCCTCGGTCACCCGCTCGGCGCCAGCGGGGCGCGCCTATTGACGACACTCGTGCACGAAATGAAGAAGCAGGGCGTTCGCTACGGGTTGGCGACGATGTGTATCGGCGTCGGCCAAGGCATTGCGACGATTGTGGAAAAAGTGTAG
- a CDS encoding enoyl-CoA hydratase/isomerase family protein, whose protein sequence is MTKPNFIKTSVDGGIGRVVLNRPEVLNALNRGMVTEIVTALEAFDQNDDVRVIVLSGEGRAFAAGADIAEMAAEDPLDLELADPFAVWDRIGKVKKPLIAAVHGLAYGGGFELALACDLIFAAHDAKFAFPEVKLGVMPGAGGTQRLTKVMGKAKALEWLWLGEPMSAKEACHFGVVTRVVAAEGLMDEVHDFVRRLTQQAPLSLRLIKEAVHKAIDYPLDEGMQFERKNFYLLFASADQKEGMRAFLEKRKPLFKGE, encoded by the coding sequence ATGACGAAGCCTAACTTTATTAAAACGTCGGTAGATGGCGGGATCGGGCGGGTTGTCCTTAACCGCCCGGAAGTGCTCAACGCGCTCAACCGGGGGATGGTGACGGAAATTGTCACTGCGTTGGAAGCGTTTGACCAGAATGACGACGTGCGCGTCATTGTGCTGTCGGGAGAAGGACGCGCCTTTGCCGCCGGGGCAGACATCGCGGAGATGGCGGCGGAGGATCCGCTCGATTTGGAACTGGCCGATCCGTTTGCGGTGTGGGACCGCATCGGCAAGGTGAAAAAGCCGCTCATTGCCGCAGTGCACGGTTTAGCTTACGGCGGCGGCTTTGAACTCGCCTTAGCATGTGACCTCATTTTTGCTGCACACGACGCCAAATTTGCTTTTCCGGAAGTGAAGCTCGGCGTCATGCCCGGCGCCGGAGGAACGCAGCGGTTAACGAAAGTGATGGGTAAAGCGAAAGCGTTGGAATGGCTCTGGTTAGGTGAACCGATGTCTGCAAAAGAGGCGTGTCATTTCGGGGTCGTCACTCGTGTCGTCGCGGCCGAAGGGCTCATGGACGAAGTGCACGACTTTGTCCGCCGTTTAACGCAGCAAGCGCCTTTGTCGTTACGCTTAATTAAGGAAGCGGTACATAAGGCGATCGACTACCCCCTCGACGAAGGGATGCAGTTTGAACGGAAAAACTTTTACCTCCTCTTTGCTTCTGCGGATCAAAAGGAAGGCATGCGCGCCTTTCTCGAGAAGCGCAAGCCGCTGTTTAAAGGGGAATGA
- a CDS encoding enoyl-CoA hydratase/isomerase family protein, with protein MTFNYLRVDIKDWIATVTINRPEKNNAMNPDSWAELGEAIKQLNAADDVRVIVITGAGEKAFVAGADIQWLHERKPLDIYGLAVQDVLQSVFRSYKPVIAAVNGYALGGGCELALACDIRLASDNAKMGQTEIKLGILPAGGGTQQLTKIVGLAKAKELILTGDIVDAAEAKALGLVNHVYPQEELMDRVYEFAQKIASRPPVAVRMAKIALNESATADLASGLALEKSLQAYLFSTADKQEGTKAFLEKRKPNFTGE; from the coding sequence ATGACTTTTAACTATTTAAGAGTTGACATAAAAGATTGGATCGCGACGGTGACGATTAACCGTCCGGAAAAAAACAATGCGATGAACCCGGACAGCTGGGCCGAACTAGGGGAGGCGATTAAGCAACTAAACGCAGCCGACGATGTGCGGGTCATCGTCATTACCGGTGCCGGAGAAAAAGCATTCGTCGCCGGAGCCGACATTCAGTGGCTACACGAACGAAAGCCACTCGACATTTACGGACTCGCGGTGCAGGATGTGCTGCAAAGTGTGTTTCGTTCGTACAAGCCCGTCATCGCGGCGGTTAACGGCTACGCCTTAGGCGGTGGCTGTGAACTCGCCCTCGCCTGCGACATTCGCCTTGCGAGTGACAATGCGAAAATGGGGCAGACGGAAATTAAATTAGGTATTTTACCAGCGGGCGGCGGCACACAGCAACTGACGAAAATTGTCGGTTTGGCCAAAGCGAAGGAACTGATCTTGACCGGGGATATCGTCGACGCGGCAGAGGCAAAGGCGCTCGGTTTGGTCAACCACGTGTATCCGCAAGAGGAATTAATGGATCGCGTGTACGAGTTTGCGCAAAAAATCGCTAGCCGACCGCCCGTGGCGGTGCGCATGGCGAAAATTGCCTTAAACGAAAGTGCCACTGCCGATTTGGCGAGTGGTCTCGCCTTGGAAAAGTCGTTGCAGGCTTATCTTTTCAGTACAGCAGATAAACAGGAAGGTACGAAAGCGTTTTTAGAAAAAAGAAAACCGAACTTTACGGGAGAGTGA
- the paaA gene encoding 1,2-phenylacetyl-CoA epoxidase subunit PaaA: MTQAAQVAEVPLTTEEKKAQFLARIDRGEKIEANDWMPDDYRQALIRLIAMHGISEIMGAFPEKEWVPKAPTLHRKLAIMAKVQDEMGHGQLLIRVAEDLMRPLGKTREHIMQDLFAKRQRFHNVFHMEAPTWADAAVIAWLVDGAAILTQTMLLEGSYAPYARALKRVVQEESFHAKHGESLVLALAEGNEEQRAMLQESINRWWEPLLMFFGPASKKEVGTTHQDINTRYKLRSKSNEELRQEFLSKYVPHIWQMGMTVPDEALRYDEKEGAWHYAQPDWGKFRQIIDGNGPCSEERIRLRQASYEYNCWVREALGAEADVS, translated from the coding sequence GTGACACAAGCGGCACAAGTGGCAGAAGTGCCGTTGACGACAGAAGAAAAAAAGGCGCAGTTTTTGGCGCGTATTGACCGCGGCGAAAAAATCGAAGCGAACGATTGGATGCCCGACGACTACAGGCAGGCACTCATCCGGTTGATCGCCATGCACGGCATTAGCGAAATTATGGGAGCGTTTCCGGAGAAAGAGTGGGTGCCGAAGGCGCCGACGTTGCACCGCAAACTCGCGATTATGGCGAAGGTGCAAGATGAGATGGGGCACGGGCAACTGCTCATCCGCGTGGCGGAAGACTTGATGAGGCCGCTCGGGAAAACGCGAGAACACATTATGCAAGATTTGTTCGCCAAAAGGCAGCGGTTTCACAACGTGTTCCATATGGAGGCGCCGACATGGGCCGATGCGGCAGTGATCGCGTGGCTCGTCGACGGGGCAGCGATTCTCACCCAGACGATGTTACTTGAAGGGTCTTACGCACCGTATGCCCGCGCACTGAAGCGCGTTGTGCAAGAAGAGTCGTTTCACGCCAAACACGGGGAAAGCCTCGTCTTAGCGTTGGCGGAAGGGAATGAGGAACAGCGAGCCATGCTACAAGAGTCGATCAACCGCTGGTGGGAACCGTTGTTAATGTTTTTCGGACCAGCCTCGAAAAAAGAAGTCGGGACGACGCACCAAGACATTAACACCCGCTACAAACTGCGCAGTAAGTCCAATGAAGAGCTAAGGCAGGAGTTTTTGTCGAAGTATGTCCCCCACATTTGGCAAATGGGGATGACCGTTCCTGACGAGGCTCTCCGTTACGACGAGAAAGAAGGCGCTTGGCATTACGCGCAGCCGGATTGGGGAAAATTCCGGCAAATCATCGACGGCAATGGCCCGTGTTCTGAAGAGAGAATCCGCCTGCGGCAAGCGTCTTACGAATACAACTGCTGGGTGCGGGAGGCACTCGGAGCGGAAGCAGACGTCAGTTGA
- the paaI gene encoding hydroxyphenylacetyl-CoA thioesterase PaaI gives MDKLTTIFQRDPYAQLLRMELVRCEPGYAMTRVTITDDMLNFHGTANGGLIFSLADYAFAAASNAYGQTAVGINTHMSYHAAGKVGDVLTCAAHEVKRSRRLAVYDMRTINAKGELVSTMEGTVYIKNERVTGET, from the coding sequence GTGGATAAGTTAACAACAATTTTCCAGCGGGACCCGTATGCGCAGTTACTGCGTATGGAACTCGTCCGCTGTGAACCCGGCTATGCAATGACGCGTGTGACAATTACAGATGACATGCTGAACTTCCACGGTACGGCAAACGGCGGGCTCATTTTTTCGCTCGCCGACTATGCCTTTGCCGCTGCGAGTAACGCATACGGGCAAACTGCGGTCGGCATTAACACACACATGTCTTATCACGCTGCGGGAAAGGTAGGCGACGTACTTACGTGCGCCGCCCATGAAGTGAAGCGGAGTCGCCGCCTCGCCGTATATGACATGCGTACGATCAACGCAAAGGGTGAACTCGTCTCGACAATGGAGGGCACGGTTTATATAAAAAATGAACGCGTGACAGGCGAGACGTAG
- the paaC gene encoding 1,2-phenylacetyl-CoA epoxidase subunit PaaC, with product MGANLTEATALTDLLFQLADDDFINAYRGSEWLGLAPHIEEDVALSSISQDTMGHAALYYGLLEKLGLGNADDLSHLREEAQFKNAIVLEWKNGPGKYNDQPQYDWALTVVRQLMYNIVKKIRLRALRQSSYEPLVHAAVKIATEHTYHLMHWELWFKQLMTSTRQARQRMEQALARVWPEVGGLLTLGPKGEEMVSAGLIESEAMMKQRFMKEIEAVFSNVNYTPDGEPGFSSGDGRRGEHTDDLTEALQTLSEVYRIRPLAASW from the coding sequence ATGGGAGCTAATTTAACGGAAGCGACGGCGCTTACCGACTTGCTGTTCCAGTTAGCCGACGACGACTTTATTAACGCGTACCGCGGCTCGGAATGGCTCGGATTAGCCCCGCACATTGAAGAAGACGTGGCGCTTTCGTCAATTAGTCAAGACACGATGGGGCACGCCGCACTTTATTACGGCTTGCTGGAGAAGTTGGGGCTCGGGAACGCCGACGATCTTAGCCACTTGCGAGAGGAGGCTCAGTTCAAGAACGCGATCGTGTTGGAGTGGAAAAACGGGCCGGGGAAGTACAACGACCAGCCCCAGTACGACTGGGCATTAACCGTCGTTAGGCAGCTTATGTACAACATCGTAAAAAAGATAAGGCTTCGCGCATTGCGACAATCGTCGTACGAACCGCTCGTACACGCAGCAGTGAAAATAGCGACGGAGCATACGTACCATCTGATGCATTGGGAATTGTGGTTTAAGCAGTTGATGACGAGCACGCGTCAGGCGCGCCAGCGCATGGAACAAGCTCTTGCCCGCGTCTGGCCTGAAGTCGGCGGCCTGTTGACCCTCGGGCCAAAAGGCGAGGAGATGGTGAGCGCCGGGCTAATCGAGAGCGAAGCAATGATGAAACAGCGCTTTATGAAGGAAATCGAGGCAGTTTTTAGTAACGTCAACTATACGCCCGACGGCGAACCGGGCTTCTCTTCCGGAGACGGGCGCCGTGGGGAGCATACAGACGATTTAACGGAGGCGTTACAAACACTTTCGGAAGTGTATCGCATCCGTCCACTAGCGGCGAGTTGGTAA
- a CDS encoding phenylacetate--CoA ligase family protein: MSPEEMKALQTERLKKTVATVYERVPFYKQLFDELEVKPEHIRSLDDIQKLPFTTKKDLHANYPFGLFSASMNEIVRVHASSGTSGKPTVVGYTRHDLDVWAEVTARAIVAAGGRPGNVLHNAYGYGLFTGGMGLHYGSEKLGMVTVPVSGGNTERQMLLIEDFKPQVICGTPSYILNIAETMESRGKDPRDTSLQYGIFGAEPWSEELRRTLEERFAIKAVDIYGLSEVMGPGVSIECHEVQDGLHIAEDHFYVEVIDPETLEHVPEGEDGELVFTSLTKEGFPILRYRTGDLASITRGKCACGRTTVKMSRVKGRIDDMLIIRGVNVFPSEIENHLLTVEEIEPFYQIVLSKKGPLDQVELKVELKELFFQQIGQSLTSDAVIALQRKVGRIIQSKCLVSMRISINTPKSLPRSEGKAVRIVDLRNTAAM, encoded by the coding sequence ATGTCACCAGAGGAGATGAAAGCGCTACAGACCGAGCGTCTGAAAAAAACAGTGGCTACAGTCTATGAACGCGTCCCTTTTTACAAGCAGTTGTTCGATGAGTTAGAAGTTAAGCCAGAACATATTCGTTCGCTGGACGACATTCAAAAGCTGCCGTTCACGACAAAAAAAGACTTGCACGCCAATTATCCGTTTGGGTTGTTTTCGGCGTCGATGAATGAAATTGTCCGTGTGCACGCCTCGTCGGGAACGAGCGGTAAGCCGACCGTCGTCGGTTATACGCGCCACGACCTCGACGTGTGGGCAGAAGTAACTGCGCGGGCGATCGTCGCTGCAGGTGGTCGGCCCGGAAACGTGCTCCACAACGCTTACGGTTACGGCTTGTTCACAGGAGGCATGGGTTTGCACTACGGGTCGGAAAAATTAGGCATGGTCACGGTGCCAGTATCGGGTGGGAATACGGAGCGACAAATGTTACTCATCGAAGACTTCAAACCACAAGTCATTTGCGGGACGCCCTCGTACATATTGAATATCGCAGAAACGATGGAAAGTCGTGGGAAAGATCCGCGCGACACGAGTTTGCAGTACGGCATCTTCGGAGCGGAACCGTGGTCGGAGGAACTGCGTCGCACATTGGAAGAACGGTTCGCGATTAAAGCTGTCGACATTTACGGTTTAAGTGAAGTGATGGGGCCCGGCGTCTCGATCGAATGTCACGAAGTGCAAGACGGGTTACACATCGCGGAAGACCACTTTTACGTGGAAGTGATCGATCCGGAGACGCTGGAACACGTACCGGAAGGGGAAGACGGAGAACTCGTATTTACGAGCCTGACGAAAGAAGGCTTCCCGATCCTTCGTTACCGGACGGGCGATTTGGCGTCGATTACGCGAGGTAAGTGCGCGTGCGGACGGACGACGGTGAAAATGTCGCGCGTCAAAGGCAGAATTGACGACATGCTCATCATTCGCGGGGTGAACGTATTCCCGTCGGAAATTGAAAACCACTTGCTCACTGTGGAAGAAATTGAACCGTTTTATCAAATTGTGTTGAGCAAAAAAGGGCCACTCGACCAAGTGGAATTGAAGGTCGAATTGAAGGAGCTGTTCTTCCAACAAATCGGACAGTCGCTCACTTCCGATGCAGTCATCGCATTGCAGCGTAAAGTGGGGCGCATCATTCAATCGAAATGTCTCGTCTCGATGCGCATAAGCATTAACACGCCAAAGTCGCTCCCACGCTCTGAAGGTAAAGCGGTGCGCATCGTCGACTTGCGCAATACGGCCGCGATGTAA
- a CDS encoding enoyl-CoA hydratase-related protein, with protein MFATIRYTVDNNVAWIALNRPETLNAFTAEMNREMTAALKQAGKDRTVRGVVLTGEGRGFCSGQDLADVQDVDDYAVVLRERYNPMMTALAALEKPVVAAVNGTAAGAGMSLALACDFRLLSERASFINAFIHVGLIPDSGNLYYLTRLVGQAKALELAMLGEKVNAEEALALGLATRVVPAETWEADVRAFAERLARMPTKALGLIKRYVRLSWESDFTEMLVHEAEAQRIAGRSADHKEGIQAFLEKRKPQFSGN; from the coding sequence ATGTTTGCAACGATCCGCTATACGGTCGATAACAACGTTGCCTGGATCGCGCTTAACCGTCCGGAGACGTTGAATGCGTTCACGGCCGAGATGAATCGCGAGATGACGGCAGCACTAAAACAGGCGGGTAAAGACAGAACGGTACGCGGCGTCGTCCTTACGGGTGAAGGGCGAGGGTTTTGTTCGGGCCAAGACCTCGCCGACGTGCAAGATGTGGACGATTATGCCGTCGTGTTGCGCGAGCGATACAACCCGATGATGACGGCGCTGGCGGCTCTAGAGAAACCCGTCGTCGCCGCCGTCAACGGAACGGCGGCAGGGGCGGGCATGAGTCTCGCACTCGCCTGTGATTTTCGCTTGCTGTCGGAACGAGCGAGCTTTATTAACGCGTTTATTCACGTTGGGCTCATCCCCGATTCGGGCAACCTGTACTACTTGACCCGATTAGTCGGACAGGCGAAGGCACTTGAGTTAGCAATGCTCGGCGAGAAGGTGAACGCGGAAGAAGCGCTGGCATTGGGGCTCGCGACGCGCGTCGTCCCTGCCGAAACGTGGGAAGCGGACGTACGTGCATTTGCGGAGCGACTGGCGAGGATGCCGACTAAAGCACTCGGCCTCATTAAGCGCTATGTGCGGCTAAGTTGGGAATCCGATTTCACGGAAATGCTCGTTCATGAAGCAGAGGCACAGCGCATTGCCGGACGCTCGGCTGATCACAAGGAAGGCATCCAAGCGTTTCTGGAAAAGCGCAAGCCGCAGTTTAGCGGCAACTAG
- the paaD gene encoding 1,2-phenylacetyl-CoA epoxidase subunit PaaD, with translation MTVQQPAGNMAMKATVEKAIAEKVGESLNDVKDPEIPSVSIAELGMVHRVDVRDGVAYVELLPTFSGCPALGIIEQDVKDAVGCVDGVCDVTVRFVFHPPWTTDRITPEGRENLKAYGISPPTATQREGEPWTVDCPYCGSPYTTLENIFGPTACRSLLYCTNCKNPFEAMKPVATWHAHK, from the coding sequence GTGACCGTGCAACAGCCAGCTGGAAACATGGCGATGAAAGCCACTGTAGAAAAAGCTATTGCGGAAAAAGTCGGCGAGTCACTTAACGACGTGAAAGACCCGGAGATCCCTTCCGTCAGTATCGCTGAGCTCGGGATGGTTCACCGTGTCGACGTGCGGGACGGTGTCGCCTATGTCGAACTACTACCGACGTTTAGCGGTTGCCCCGCGTTAGGGATCATCGAGCAAGATGTGAAAGATGCCGTCGGTTGCGTCGACGGGGTGTGCGATGTCACTGTGCGCTTCGTGTTCCACCCGCCGTGGACGACGGACCGCATTACCCCGGAGGGACGGGAAAACCTGAAAGCGTACGGCATTTCTCCCCCGACGGCTACGCAGCGAGAAGGGGAACCGTGGACCGTCGACTGTCCGTACTGCGGTTCACCGTACACGACGCTGGAAAACATTTTCGGTCCGACCGCCTGTCGCAGTTTGCTCTACTGCACAAATTGCAAAAATCCGTTTGAAGCGATGAAACCGGTCGCAACTTGGCATGCACACAAATAA
- a CDS encoding aldehyde dehydrogenase family protein: MKRDAYKMIIGGESVDAISGETFTTYNPATGKALAQVPRADKEDVDRAVKAARDAFENGKWRRYPVGKRARVMNKIAAMMRARFDELVELEVLNSGKTVTAAQGQVMQAIENFEFFAGAIVGFRGHVNNMPGPFHNYTLKEPIGVAGQIIPWNYPFMMAAWKVAPAIAVGCSVVLKPASLTPITAIVMTEICHEAGVPAGVVNIVTGPGSSIGSYLVEHEGIDKIAFTGETETGKDIMARASNTLKRVTLELGGKSPNLIFPDADLDGAVDGSIFGIYYNTGQSCEARSRLLVHESIYDEFVEKFIAKTKKLTLGNPLAKETHVGAVISQGQLDVIDGYVQSAKEEGATVAVGGRTVKVDGFEGGYWYAPTVITNVTRDMKVVQEEIFGPVVVVMPFKDEREAIALANDTKYGLAAAIWAKDQGLIHRVAGGIQAGTIMVNSPFSAFPGTPFGGYKQSGFGRELSIEALELYTETKSILSYTGRRPLNPFGIE, translated from the coding sequence ATGAAACGCGACGCGTACAAAATGATCATCGGCGGGGAATCAGTCGACGCGATCTCCGGCGAGACGTTTACGACGTACAATCCCGCTACAGGGAAGGCTCTCGCACAAGTTCCACGTGCAGACAAAGAAGATGTCGACCGCGCAGTGAAAGCGGCGCGCGACGCGTTCGAAAATGGCAAGTGGCGCCGTTACCCCGTTGGGAAGCGGGCGCGCGTCATGAACAAAATCGCCGCGATGATGCGCGCCCGTTTCGATGAACTCGTCGAACTGGAAGTGTTGAACAGCGGCAAAACAGTGACAGCGGCACAAGGGCAAGTCATGCAGGCGATTGAGAATTTCGAGTTTTTCGCAGGAGCAATCGTCGGCTTTCGCGGGCACGTCAACAACATGCCGGGTCCTTTTCACAACTATACGTTAAAAGAGCCGATCGGCGTCGCGGGGCAAATTATTCCGTGGAACTATCCGTTCATGATGGCGGCGTGGAAAGTGGCGCCAGCGATCGCTGTCGGCTGTTCCGTCGTGTTAAAGCCAGCTAGCCTGACTCCGATTACAGCGATCGTAATGACGGAAATATGCCATGAAGCCGGCGTGCCGGCGGGGGTCGTCAACATCGTCACCGGGCCAGGTTCTAGTATCGGTTCGTACCTCGTCGAACACGAAGGAATTGATAAAATCGCCTTTACCGGGGAAACGGAAACCGGTAAGGACATTATGGCACGCGCCTCTAACACCCTTAAGCGCGTCACGCTCGAACTCGGCGGCAAGTCGCCGAACCTCATTTTCCCGGACGCCGATTTGGACGGCGCCGTCGACGGGTCGATCTTCGGCATTTACTACAACACGGGGCAGTCGTGTGAAGCGCGTTCCCGCTTACTCGTGCACGAAAGTATTTACGACGAATTTGTCGAGAAGTTCATCGCCAAGACGAAAAAGTTAACACTCGGGAACCCGCTAGCGAAAGAAACGCACGTCGGGGCAGTGATTAGTCAAGGGCAACTCGACGTCATCGACGGCTATGTGCAATCGGCGAAAGAGGAAGGAGCGACGGTTGCCGTAGGCGGTCGCACGGTGAAAGTGGACGGATTTGAAGGTGGCTACTGGTATGCCCCGACGGTCATTACGAACGTGACGCGTGACATGAAAGTCGTTCAAGAGGAAATCTTCGGGCCGGTCGTCGTCGTCATGCCGTTTAAAGATGAGCGCGAAGCGATTGCATTGGCGAATGACACGAAGTACGGATTAGCTGCCGCGATTTGGGCCAAAGACCAGGGGCTCATCCACCGCGTCGCCGGTGGGATTCAGGCGGGCACGATTATGGTCAACTCCCCGTTCTCTGCGTTCCCGGGCACGCCCTTCGGCGGGTATAAACAGTCGGGCTTTGGTCGCGAGCTATCGATCGAAGCGCTCGAGTTGTATACGGAAACGAAGAGCATCCTCTCCTACACGGGGCGGCGCCCGCTCAATCCGTTCGGCATTGAGTGA